The following coding sequences lie in one Hoplias malabaricus isolate fHopMal1 chromosome 14, fHopMal1.hap1, whole genome shotgun sequence genomic window:
- the pabpc1l gene encoding polyadenylate-binding protein 1-like isoform X1, with translation MNSSGPAYPLASLYVGDLHHDVTEAMLYQKFSPAGPIMSIRVCRDIITRRSLGYAYINFQQPADAECALDTMNYEVIKGRPIRIMWSQRDPCLRKSGVGNIFIKNMDESIDNKALYDTFSAFGNILSCKVVCDENGSKGYGFVHFETQEAANRAIETMNGMLLNDRKVLKTGKELEGSRIPVCPLGEKSQLSICSFVGHFKSRKEREAEFGAKAMEFTNVYIKNFGEDFDNEKLRSVFAEYGKTLSVRVMTDEKGHSRGFGFVNFESHEAALKAVTEMNGKELNGKILYVGRAQKRLERQGELKRKFEQIKQDRLNRYQGVNLYVKNLDDGIDDDKLRKEFAPYGTITSAKVMTEGGRSKGFGFVCFSSPEEATKAVTEMNGRIVSTKPLYVALAQRKEERKAILTNQYMQRLASVRAIPGPAIPAYQQSSGYYMTTLPQPQGRAFYSAIPNLRPAPRFSAQSSRPQAPFSAHIMRSAMPRRASTPISTMRQASTQAPGIIHTQRMAHIGTQTAGGRTVGGAMMRGVSQYKYSSGVRNVQQVINVPPPVTQQVMPPPITEPAVHIKGQEPLTPSMLAAAPLLEQKQLLGERLYPLIQALHPNLAGKITGMLLEIDNSELLHMLESPESLHAKVEEAVAVLQAHQAKEMSPKK, from the exons ATGAACAGCAGCGGTCCAGCATACCCTTTAGCTTCGCTCTATGTTGGTGACTTGCATCATGACGTCACAGAGGCCATGCTCTATCAGAAGTTCTCACCTGCTGGACCCATCATGTCCATTCGCGTGTGCCGAGACATCATCACACGCCGGTCCCTTGGATATGCTTACATTAATTTCCAGCAGCCTGCTGATG CGGAATGTGCACTGGACACCATGAACTACGAAGTTATAAAGGGTCGTCCTATCAGGATCATGTGGTCACAGCGAGACCCTTGTCTGAGGAAGTCTGGAGTAGGGAATATCTTCATCAAGAACATGGATGAATCCATCGACAACAAGGCACTTTATGACACGTTTTCTGCCTTTGGAAATATTCTGTCATGCAAG GTGGTATGTGATGAAAACGGCTCAAAAGGCTATGGGTTTGTGCACTTTGAGACACAGGAGGCGGCTAACAGAGCCATCGAAACTATGAACGGCATGCTCCTGAATGATCGAAAAGT ACTAAAGACAGGTAAAGAGCTGGAAGGAAGTCGAATCCCAGTGTGTCCCCTGGGGGAAAAAAGTCAACTGTCCATTTGTAG TTTTGTTGGACATTTTAAATCTCGTAAAGAGCGGGAGGCTGAGTTCGGAGCCAAAGCCATGGAGTTTACCAATGTTTACATCAAAAACTTTGGAGAGGATTTTGACAACGAGAAACTCCGGAGTGTTTTCGCTGAATATG GGAAGACCTTAAGCGTTCGTGTCATGACCGATGAAAAGGGACATTCTCGTGGCTTTGGTTTTGTGAACTTTGAAAGCCATGAGGCTGCACTGAAg GCAGTGACTGAAATGAATGGAAAGGAGCTTAATGGGAAGATTCTGTATGTGGGTAGGGCTCAGAAGAGACTGGAACGGCAGGGAGAGCTTAAACGCAAGTTTGAGCAGATCAAGCAGGATCGGTTAAATCGCTACCAG GGTGTTAATCTGTATGTGAAAAATCTGGATGATGGCATTGACGATGACAAACTGAGGAAAGAATTTGCGCCCTATGGCACTATCACCAGTGCTAAG GTGATGACAGAAGGAGGCCGTAGTAAAGGCTTTGGCTTTGTGTGCTTCTCCTCTCCTGAAGAAGCCACTAAAGCAGTGACTGAGATGAACGGCCGCATTGTCAGTACTAAGCCTCTGTATGTGGCGCTGGCCCAAAGGAAAGAGGAGCGCAAAGCTATTCTTACCAACCAGTACATGCAGAGACTGGCCAGCGTTAGAGCAATCCCAGGGCCTGCCATACCCGCTTACCAACAAAGCTCTGGCTACTATATGACGACTTTGCCACAG CCTCAAGGACGTGCCTTTTACAGTGCTATTCCAAATCTGCGGCCAGCACCACGGTTCTCAGCACAGTCTTCCAGACCCCAAG CGCCATTCTCTGCTCACATCATGAGGTCAGCAATGCCACGCAGGGCCTCAACCCCTATCAGCACTATGCGCCAGGCCTCCACCCAGGCACCAGGCATCATCCACACCCAGAGGATGG CTCACATTGGGACACAAACAGCAGGAGGTCGAACTGTCGGAGGGGCAATGATGAGAGGAGTCAGTCAGTACAAGTACTCAAGTGGAGTCAGAAATGTGCAGCAGGTCATCAATGTACCACCACCTGTAACGCAACAG GTGATGCCCCCTCCAATTACAGAGCCTGCGGTTCATATCAAAGGTCAAGAGCCCCTTACTCCATCAATGCTGGCAGCTGCACCCCTTTTGGAGCAGAAACAACTACTGG GTGAGCGTCTGTATCCGCTGATACAGGCCCTTCATCCTAATCTTGCTGGAAAGATCACTGGCATGCTGCTGGAAATTGACAACTCTGAATTGCTGCACATGTTGGAGTCTCCAGAGTCCCTGCATGCCAAA GTTGAGGAAGCAGTGGCTGTTCTCCAAGCTCATCAAGCCAAAGAAATGTCGCCTAAGAAATGA
- the pabpc1l gene encoding polyadenylate-binding protein 1-like isoform X2, producing the protein MNSSGPAYPLASLYVGDLHHDVTEAMLYQKFSPAGPIMSIRVCRDIITRRSLGYAYINFQQPADAECALDTMNYEVIKGRPIRIMWSQRDPCLRKSGVGNIFIKNMDESIDNKALYDTFSAFGNILSCKVVCDENGSKGYGFVHFETQEAANRAIETMNGMLLNDRKVFVGHFKSRKEREAEFGAKAMEFTNVYIKNFGEDFDNEKLRSVFAEYGKTLSVRVMTDEKGHSRGFGFVNFESHEAALKAVTEMNGKELNGKILYVGRAQKRLERQGELKRKFEQIKQDRLNRYQGVNLYVKNLDDGIDDDKLRKEFAPYGTITSAKVMTEGGRSKGFGFVCFSSPEEATKAVTEMNGRIVSTKPLYVALAQRKEERKAILTNQYMQRLASVRAIPGPAIPAYQQSSGYYMTTLPQPQGRAFYSAIPNLRPAPRFSAQSSRPQAPFSAHIMRSAMPRRASTPISTMRQASTQAPGIIHTQRMAHIGTQTAGGRTVGGAMMRGVSQYKYSSGVRNVQQVINVPPPVTQQVMPPPITEPAVHIKGQEPLTPSMLAAAPLLEQKQLLGERLYPLIQALHPNLAGKITGMLLEIDNSELLHMLESPESLHAKVEEAVAVLQAHQAKEMSPKK; encoded by the exons ATGAACAGCAGCGGTCCAGCATACCCTTTAGCTTCGCTCTATGTTGGTGACTTGCATCATGACGTCACAGAGGCCATGCTCTATCAGAAGTTCTCACCTGCTGGACCCATCATGTCCATTCGCGTGTGCCGAGACATCATCACACGCCGGTCCCTTGGATATGCTTACATTAATTTCCAGCAGCCTGCTGATG CGGAATGTGCACTGGACACCATGAACTACGAAGTTATAAAGGGTCGTCCTATCAGGATCATGTGGTCACAGCGAGACCCTTGTCTGAGGAAGTCTGGAGTAGGGAATATCTTCATCAAGAACATGGATGAATCCATCGACAACAAGGCACTTTATGACACGTTTTCTGCCTTTGGAAATATTCTGTCATGCAAG GTGGTATGTGATGAAAACGGCTCAAAAGGCTATGGGTTTGTGCACTTTGAGACACAGGAGGCGGCTAACAGAGCCATCGAAACTATGAACGGCATGCTCCTGAATGATCGAAAAGT TTTTGTTGGACATTTTAAATCTCGTAAAGAGCGGGAGGCTGAGTTCGGAGCCAAAGCCATGGAGTTTACCAATGTTTACATCAAAAACTTTGGAGAGGATTTTGACAACGAGAAACTCCGGAGTGTTTTCGCTGAATATG GGAAGACCTTAAGCGTTCGTGTCATGACCGATGAAAAGGGACATTCTCGTGGCTTTGGTTTTGTGAACTTTGAAAGCCATGAGGCTGCACTGAAg GCAGTGACTGAAATGAATGGAAAGGAGCTTAATGGGAAGATTCTGTATGTGGGTAGGGCTCAGAAGAGACTGGAACGGCAGGGAGAGCTTAAACGCAAGTTTGAGCAGATCAAGCAGGATCGGTTAAATCGCTACCAG GGTGTTAATCTGTATGTGAAAAATCTGGATGATGGCATTGACGATGACAAACTGAGGAAAGAATTTGCGCCCTATGGCACTATCACCAGTGCTAAG GTGATGACAGAAGGAGGCCGTAGTAAAGGCTTTGGCTTTGTGTGCTTCTCCTCTCCTGAAGAAGCCACTAAAGCAGTGACTGAGATGAACGGCCGCATTGTCAGTACTAAGCCTCTGTATGTGGCGCTGGCCCAAAGGAAAGAGGAGCGCAAAGCTATTCTTACCAACCAGTACATGCAGAGACTGGCCAGCGTTAGAGCAATCCCAGGGCCTGCCATACCCGCTTACCAACAAAGCTCTGGCTACTATATGACGACTTTGCCACAG CCTCAAGGACGTGCCTTTTACAGTGCTATTCCAAATCTGCGGCCAGCACCACGGTTCTCAGCACAGTCTTCCAGACCCCAAG CGCCATTCTCTGCTCACATCATGAGGTCAGCAATGCCACGCAGGGCCTCAACCCCTATCAGCACTATGCGCCAGGCCTCCACCCAGGCACCAGGCATCATCCACACCCAGAGGATGG CTCACATTGGGACACAAACAGCAGGAGGTCGAACTGTCGGAGGGGCAATGATGAGAGGAGTCAGTCAGTACAAGTACTCAAGTGGAGTCAGAAATGTGCAGCAGGTCATCAATGTACCACCACCTGTAACGCAACAG GTGATGCCCCCTCCAATTACAGAGCCTGCGGTTCATATCAAAGGTCAAGAGCCCCTTACTCCATCAATGCTGGCAGCTGCACCCCTTTTGGAGCAGAAACAACTACTGG GTGAGCGTCTGTATCCGCTGATACAGGCCCTTCATCCTAATCTTGCTGGAAAGATCACTGGCATGCTGCTGGAAATTGACAACTCTGAATTGCTGCACATGTTGGAGTCTCCAGAGTCCCTGCATGCCAAA GTTGAGGAAGCAGTGGCTGTTCTCCAAGCTCATCAAGCCAAAGAAATGTCGCCTAAGAAATGA
- the fmodb gene encoding fibromodulin: protein MHGWIVLLLCAGFVDSSVAQHTDTLTWLNYLRNRAYNYGYGQSHGNYHASLYADNENDPVPLDCPLECDCPHAYPHAMYCHSRNLRHVPFVPSRMKYVYLQNNQITGITDGVFDNATGLIWIILHMNQLRSDKISNKVFSKLQKLERLFLHHNKLDRVPEGLPRSLQDLRMNHNNISSIPVNSLRGMTHLSALRLQANAIKDFGSALESLKSLTILDLRLNQLTKVPEHLPANLSQLYLEHNQISTIPVDFLRNQPELRFVRLSHNKLTDSGIPPNTFNVSTLMELDLAYNKLEKIPIISTNLMNLYLQANHIKEFSIGSFCRVVDMANYSNLRVLRLEANKISSRDIPPEALLCLRMATNINL from the exons ATGCATGGCTGGATTGTGCTATTGTTGTGTGCAGGGTTTGTGGACTCGTCTGTTGCACAGCACACCGACACCTTGACCTGGCTGAACTACCTGCGCAACCGGGCCTACAACTACGGATATGGTCAAAGTCATGGTAACTACCATGCTTCACTTTATGCAGATAATGAGAATGACCCCGTACCACTGGACTGTCCCCTGGAGTGTGACTGCCCACATGCTTACCCTCACGCCATGTACTGCCACAGCCGCAACCTGCGTCATGTTCCATTTGTGCCCTCCCGCATGAAATACGTATACCTGCAGAACAACCAAATCACTGGCATCACTGACGGAGTCTTTGACAATGCCACAGGACTCATCTGGATCATCCTTCACATGAACCAGCTGAGATCAGACAAAATCAGCAACAaagtcttcagcaaactgcagaAACTGGAACGCCTGTTCCTGCACCACAACAAGCTGGACCGGGTTCCAGAAGGGCTTCCACGCTCCCTTCAAGACCTGCGCATGAACCACAATAACATTTCTAGCATTCCGGTCAATTCTTTGCGTGGAATGACCCATTTAAGTGCCCTACGTCTCCAGGCTAATGCCATCAAAGATTTCGGTAGTGCTCTAGAGTCTCTGAAGTCATTAACCATCCTGGACTTGCGTCTGAACCAGCTGACTAAGGTTCCCGAGCACTTGCCAGCAAACCTAAGCCAGCTCTACCTCGAGCACAATCAAATTTCCACCATTCCGGTGGACTTCCTGCGGAACCAACCCGAACTACGCTTTGTGCGGCTGTCTCACAACAAGCTTACAGACAGTGGAATCCCTCCAAACACGTTCAACGTGAGTACACTGATGGAGCTGGACCTGGCCTACAACAAGCTGGAGAAGATCCCCATCATCAGCACCAACCTGATGAACCTCTACCTCCAGGCTAACCATATCAAAG AATTCTCAATCGGGAGTTTCTGCCGAGTTGTGGACATGGCCAACTACTCCAACCTGCGAGTTCTGCGACTGGAAGCCAATAAGATCAGTTCCCGTGACATCCCCCCTGAGGCTTTGCTCTGTCTGCGCATGGCAACCAACATTAACCTGTAG
- the LOC136666310 gene encoding 14-3-3 protein beta/alpha-1 translates to MDKNDLVQKAKLAEQAERYDDMASAMKSVTEAGGELSNEERNLLSVAYKNVVGARRSSWRVISSIEQKTEGNDKKQQMSREYREKIESELQDICNDVLSLLEKYLIPNATQAESKVFYLKMKGDYYRYLSEVASGESKTTTVENSQQAYQDAFEISKKDMQPTHPIRLGLALNFSVFYYEILNSPEKACNLAKTAFDEAIAELDTLNEDSYKDSTLIMQLLRDNLTLWTSENQGDEADAGEGEN, encoded by the exons ATGGACAAGAACGACTTGGTGCAGAAAGCCAAGCTGGCCGAACAGGCAGAGCGCTATGATGATATGGCCTCTGCCATGAAGTCAGTGACCGAGGCGGGTGGGGAGCTGTCCAATGAAGAACGCAACTTGCTCTCTGTAGCCTACAAGAACGTGGTGGGTGCTCGCCGCTCCTCCTGGCGTGTCATCTCCAGCATTGAGCAGAAGACTGAAGGCAATGATAAGAAGCAGCAAATGTCACGCGAGTACAGAGAGAAGATTGAGTCTGAGCTGCAGGATATCTGCAATGATGTTCTG AGCCTTCTGGAAAAGTATCTCATTCCAAATGCCACTCAAGCTGAGAGCAAGGTGTTCTACCTGAAGATGAAAGGCGATTATTATAGATACCTGTCTGAGGTTGCGTCTGGAGAATCTAAGACTA CCACAGTTGAAAACTCTCAGCAAGCCTACCAGGATGCATTTGAAATCAGCAAGAAAGACATGCAGCCCACACACCCCATACGGCTTGGACTGGCTCTCAACTTCTCAGTCTTTTACTATGAGATCCTCAACTCTCCAGAGAAGGCCTGCAACCTTGCCAAGACG GCCTTTGATGAAGCCATTGCTGAGCTTGACACCTTAAATGAGGATTCCTACAAAGACAGCACCTTGATCATGCAACTACTAAGGGACAATCTCACC CTGTGGACGTCGGAAAACCAAGGTGATGAGGCAGATGCGGGCGAGGGAGAGAACTAG